Proteins encoded together in one Streptomyces sp. TLI_171 window:
- the rpmA gene encoding 50S ribosomal protein L27 → MAHKKGASSTRNGRDSNAQRLGVKRFGGQVVSAGEIIVRQRGTHFHPGANVGRGGDDTLFALTAGAVEFGNRRGRKVVNIVAVEA, encoded by the coding sequence ATGGCACACAAGAAGGGCGCAAGCTCTACTCGCAACGGTCGTGACTCGAACGCCCAGCGCCTCGGCGTGAAGCGCTTCGGCGGCCAGGTCGTCTCCGCCGGCGAGATCATCGTCCGCCAGCGCGGCACCCACTTCCACCCGGGCGCCAACGTCGGCCGTGGTGGCGACGACACCCTGTTCGCGCTGACCGCCGGTGCCGTGGAGTTCGGCAACCGTCGCGGCCGCAAGGTCGTCAACATCGTGGCCGTCGAGGCCTGA
- the rplU gene encoding 50S ribosomal protein L21, with translation MYAIVRAGGRQHKVAVGDVLEIDRIDAKPGDSVELSTILVVDGESVTSDPWVLGGVKAHAEVVDQTKGDKIVILRYKNKTGYRRRQGHRQKHTAVRITSIDSVSK, from the coding sequence ATGTACGCGATCGTTCGCGCAGGCGGCCGCCAGCACAAGGTCGCCGTGGGCGACGTGCTGGAGATCGACCGTATTGACGCCAAGCCGGGTGACTCGGTCGAGCTCTCGACCATCCTCGTCGTCGACGGTGAGTCCGTCACCTCCGACCCGTGGGTGCTCGGCGGCGTGAAGGCTCACGCCGAGGTCGTCGACCAGACCAAGGGCGACAAGATCGTCATCCTGCGCTACAAGAACAAGACCGGCTACCGCCGTCGTCAGGGCCACCGCCAGAAGCACACCGCGGTGCGTATCACCAGCATCGACTCGGTCAGCAAGTAA
- a CDS encoding Rne/Rng family ribonuclease, whose protein sequence is MLENTEPQPAAADNNESDGASAAPPRRRRRAVSRPAGSPQGAASETAETVVAPAPASEAETPAEPAAEEKPARARRTRKRAESPAGAPEAVTAEPAAPAAEEPVAEEPVAEDAAEEKPARARRTRKRASAPVQTPAAVEEPAAEEPAVEPEPVVEEQPAAEAEAPRARRTRKRASAPAQTPAPVEEPAAEEEPAEEEPAVEPEPVVEEQPVVEAEAPRARRRAVRPSTAIFQAPVFQEPAPFTAPKAAPAKAEPAAKAEPVAEPAASGTEDEEFEYSGVGRRRRTRTAVRVQQPAKAAQQPAKAAKTAQQPAKAAPQPVKAAPAVQAEEAEPVEAEAPATGPEQDAEWEDDRPSRRRRRGGRRRRRGESEDAHEGAEAEAHDEDEDAQEEPESHEAADEDEEEDELAAGLSSSRRRRRRRRRSGDTAAESGESTEDGVRTVVKVREPRRRSAEPAFDPDEVQSIKGSTRLEAKKQRRREGRELGRRRVPIITEAEFLARRESVERVMVVRQNGTRTQIGVLEDGVLVEHYVNKEQATSYVGNVYLGKVQNVLPSMEAAFVDIGKGRNAVLYAGEVNFGALGGHSGPRRIESVLKSGQSVLVQVSKDPIGHKGARLTSQISLPGRYLVYVPEGSMTGISRKLPENERARLKQILKKIVPDDAGVIVRTAAEGASEDELTRDVQRLQQQWEEIQKKAASGNAPALLYGEPDMTVRVVRDIFNEDFTKVIVSGADAWSTIHDYVSNVAPDLTERLQRWTSDVDVFATYRIDEQLMKALDRKVWLPSGGSLVIDRTEAMVVVDVNTGKFVGQGGNLEETVTRNNIEAAEEIVRQLRLRDLGGIIVIDFIDMVLESNRDLVLRRLLECLGRDRTKHQVAEVTSLGLVQMTRKRVGQGLLESFSEPCVHCNGRGVIVHMDQPHSHGGSQAGAAAAGEGGGKRRRRGRGGAGGAEAEAVGTTETVETVEELEPIEAEDLEIVEAEPVEAVAEPVAEAAAEPVVEQPSLVEIPPAAPAAGGRTRRRAVRKATAPAGASGEAEIVVLQARAEAAMEAALSAAEKSAAQVAEAAAEVTAEAVAEVEPEAEVAVTVETAEPAAEEAPAEEAPKKRAVRKTAAKKTAAKKTTAAKKTTARKTATKRTSAAAKKAAAAEGDGAAE, encoded by the coding sequence ATGCTCGAAAACACCGAACCGCAGCCCGCTGCGGCCGACAACAACGAATCCGACGGCGCGTCCGCGGCCCCGCCGCGTCGCCGTCGCCGGGCGGTCTCCCGCCCGGCCGGCTCCCCGCAGGGCGCCGCGAGCGAGACCGCCGAGACGGTCGTCGCCCCCGCCCCCGCGAGCGAGGCCGAGACCCCGGCCGAGCCGGCCGCCGAGGAGAAGCCCGCCCGGGCCAGGCGCACCCGCAAGCGCGCCGAGTCCCCGGCCGGCGCGCCCGAGGCCGTCACCGCCGAGCCGGCCGCGCCGGCCGCCGAAGAGCCCGTGGCCGAGGAGCCCGTGGCCGAGGACGCCGCGGAGGAGAAGCCGGCCCGCGCCCGCCGCACCCGCAAGCGTGCCTCCGCCCCTGTGCAAACCCCCGCCGCGGTCGAGGAGCCGGCCGCCGAGGAGCCGGCCGTCGAGCCCGAGCCGGTGGTCGAGGAGCAGCCCGCCGCCGAGGCCGAGGCACCGCGCGCCCGCCGCACCCGCAAGCGTGCCTCCGCGCCGGCCCAGACCCCGGCCCCGGTCGAGGAGCCGGCCGCCGAGGAGGAGCCCGCCGAGGAGGAGCCGGCCGTCGAGCCCGAGCCGGTGGTCGAGGAGCAGCCCGTCGTCGAGGCCGAGGCGCCGCGCGCCCGCCGGCGCGCGGTCCGCCCGTCCACCGCGATCTTCCAGGCGCCGGTGTTCCAGGAGCCCGCGCCGTTCACCGCCCCGAAGGCCGCGCCGGCCAAGGCCGAGCCCGCCGCCAAGGCCGAGCCGGTCGCCGAGCCCGCCGCCTCCGGCACGGAGGACGAGGAGTTCGAGTACTCCGGCGTCGGCCGCCGCCGCCGGACCCGCACCGCGGTCCGCGTCCAGCAGCCCGCGAAGGCCGCCCAGCAGCCCGCCAAGGCCGCGAAGACCGCCCAGCAGCCCGCGAAGGCCGCCCCGCAGCCGGTCAAGGCCGCGCCGGCGGTGCAGGCCGAGGAGGCCGAGCCGGTCGAGGCCGAGGCGCCCGCCACCGGTCCGGAGCAGGACGCCGAGTGGGAGGACGACCGCCCGTCCCGTCGCCGCCGTCGCGGTGGCCGTCGCCGCCGCCGCGGTGAGTCCGAGGACGCCCACGAGGGCGCCGAGGCCGAGGCCCACGACGAGGACGAGGACGCCCAGGAGGAGCCCGAGTCGCACGAGGCCGCAGACGAGGACGAGGAGGAGGACGAGCTGGCCGCCGGCCTGTCCTCCTCGCGCCGTCGCCGTCGCCGCCGCCGTCGCAGCGGGGACACCGCCGCCGAGTCGGGGGAGAGCACCGAGGACGGCGTGCGCACCGTGGTGAAGGTCCGCGAGCCGCGCCGCCGCTCCGCCGAGCCGGCGTTCGATCCGGACGAGGTGCAGTCCATCAAGGGCTCCACCCGCCTGGAGGCCAAGAAGCAGCGCCGCCGCGAGGGCCGCGAGCTGGGCCGCCGCCGCGTCCCGATCATCACCGAGGCCGAGTTCCTGGCCCGCCGGGAGTCCGTCGAGCGGGTCATGGTGGTGCGTCAGAACGGCACCCGCACCCAGATCGGCGTGCTCGAGGACGGCGTGCTGGTCGAGCACTACGTCAACAAGGAGCAGGCCACCAGCTACGTCGGCAACGTGTACCTGGGCAAGGTGCAGAACGTGCTGCCGTCCATGGAGGCCGCGTTCGTCGACATCGGCAAGGGCCGCAACGCCGTGCTGTACGCCGGTGAGGTCAACTTCGGCGCGCTCGGCGGCCACAGCGGCCCGCGCCGGATCGAGTCGGTGCTGAAGTCCGGCCAGTCCGTGCTGGTGCAGGTCTCCAAGGACCCGATCGGCCACAAGGGCGCCCGGCTGACCAGCCAGATCTCGCTGCCCGGCCGCTACCTGGTGTACGTGCCCGAGGGCTCGATGACCGGCATCTCCCGCAAGCTGCCGGAGAACGAGCGGGCCCGCCTCAAGCAGATCCTCAAGAAGATCGTCCCGGACGACGCGGGCGTGATCGTCCGCACCGCCGCCGAGGGCGCCTCCGAGGACGAGCTCACCCGCGACGTGCAGCGCCTGCAGCAGCAGTGGGAGGAGATCCAGAAGAAGGCCGCCTCCGGCAACGCCCCGGCGCTGCTGTACGGCGAGCCCGACATGACCGTCCGGGTGGTCCGCGACATCTTCAACGAGGACTTCACCAAGGTCATCGTCAGCGGTGCGGACGCCTGGAGCACGATCCACGACTACGTCTCCAACGTCGCCCCCGACCTCACCGAGCGCCTGCAGAGGTGGACCTCGGACGTCGACGTGTTCGCCACCTACCGGATCGACGAGCAGCTGATGAAGGCGCTGGACCGCAAGGTCTGGCTGCCCTCCGGCGGCTCCCTGGTGATCGACCGGACCGAGGCGATGGTCGTGGTCGACGTCAACACCGGCAAGTTCGTCGGCCAGGGCGGCAACCTCGAGGAGACCGTCACCCGCAACAACATCGAGGCGGCCGAGGAGATCGTCCGCCAGCTGCGGCTGCGCGACCTCGGCGGCATCATCGTGATCGACTTCATCGACATGGTGCTGGAGTCCAACCGCGACCTGGTGCTGCGCCGCCTGCTGGAGTGCCTGGGCCGGGACCGGACCAAGCACCAGGTGGCCGAGGTCACCTCGCTCGGCCTGGTGCAGATGACCCGCAAGCGGGTCGGCCAGGGCCTGCTGGAGTCCTTCTCCGAGCCCTGCGTGCACTGCAACGGCCGCGGCGTGATCGTCCACATGGACCAGCCGCACAGCCACGGCGGCTCCCAGGCCGGCGCCGCCGCCGCGGGCGAGGGCGGCGGCAAGCGCCGTCGCCGGGGCCGCGGCGGGGCCGGCGGTGCGGAGGCCGAGGCGGTCGGGACCACCGAGACGGTCGAGACCGTCGAGGAACTGGAGCCGATCGAGGCGGAGGACCTGGAGATCGTCGAGGCCGAGCCGGTCGAGGCGGTCGCCGAGCCGGTCGCCGAAGCGGCCGCCGAGCCGGTGGTCGAGCAGCCCAGCCTGGTGGAGATCCCGCCCGCCGCCCCGGCGGCCGGCGGCCGCACCCGGCGCCGCGCGGTCCGCAAGGCCACCGCCCCGGCCGGGGCGTCCGGCGAGGCCGAGATCGTGGTGCTGCAGGCCCGCGCCGAGGCCGCGATGGAGGCCGCGCTGAGCGCCGCGGAGAAGTCCGCCGCGCAGGTCGCCGAGGCCGCCGCGGAGGTGACGGCCGAGGCCGTCGCCGAGGTGGAGCCCGAGGCCGAGGTCGCCGTCACGGTCGAGACCGCGGAGCCCGCCGCCGAGGAGGCCCCCGCGGAGGAGGCCCCGAAGAAGCGGGCCGTCCGCAAGACGGCCGCCAAGAAGACCGCGGCGAAGAAGACCACCGCCGCCAAGAAGACCACCGCCCGCAAGACCGCCACCAAGCGGACGAGCGCGGCGGCCAAGAAGGCCGCGGCCGCCGAAGGTGACGGCGCCGCAGAGTGA
- a CDS encoding TIGR03936 family radical SAM-associated protein — translation MQRIRLRYTKRGRLRFTSHRDFQRAFERALRRSAVPMAYSAGFTPHPKVSYANAAPTGTASEAEYLEIGLAEARDPEALRRQLDESLPPGLDITDAVEVRTSNFVERLEASEWLLRLPGVEPAEAEKAAAVFLAAEAVEVQRMTKNGLRTFDARAAVAAMELAPEGTAVPANGDDTGTDGADDVRTGAPCAILRLVVRHATPAVRPDDVLSGLRSTADLAPPVPAEVTRLAQGPLDEQTGTVTDPLALDRAAAEVGR, via the coding sequence GTGCAGCGCATCCGTCTCCGCTACACCAAGCGCGGCCGTCTGCGCTTCACCAGCCACCGGGACTTCCAGCGGGCGTTCGAGCGCGCGCTCCGCCGCTCGGCCGTCCCGATGGCCTACTCCGCGGGCTTCACCCCGCACCCCAAGGTCTCCTACGCGAACGCCGCCCCGACCGGCACCGCCAGCGAGGCCGAGTACCTGGAGATCGGCCTCGCCGAGGCCCGCGACCCGGAGGCGCTGCGCCGCCAGCTGGACGAGTCGCTGCCGCCCGGCCTGGACATCACCGACGCCGTCGAGGTCCGCACCAGCAACTTCGTGGAGCGTCTGGAAGCCTCCGAGTGGCTGCTGCGCCTGCCCGGCGTCGAGCCCGCCGAGGCCGAGAAGGCCGCCGCGGTGTTCCTGGCCGCCGAGGCGGTCGAGGTCCAGCGGATGACCAAGAACGGCCTGCGCACCTTCGACGCGCGCGCCGCGGTCGCCGCCATGGAACTCGCCCCCGAGGGCACCGCGGTTCCTGCGAACGGTGACGACACCGGCACGGACGGTGCGGACGATGTTCGTACGGGTGCTCCCTGTGCGATACTGCGCCTGGTAGTACGACACGCCACACCCGCCGTACGACCCGACGACGTATTGTCCGGTCTCCGTTCGACGGCCGACCTCGCGCCGCCGGTCCCCGCAGAGGTGACCAGGCTGGCGCAGGGGCCGCTCGACGAGCAGACCGGCACGGTGACCGACCCGCTGGCGCTCGACCGCGCCGCGGCCGAGGTCGGCCGGTAG
- a CDS encoding TIGR03960 family B12-binding radical SAM protein, whose protein sequence is MTVESVFPRLEALLPHVQKPIQYVGGELNSTVKDWDACDVRWALMYPDAYEVGLPNQGTMILYEVLNEREGVLAERSYSVWPDLEALMREHGVPQFTVDAHRPIKAFDVFGLSFSTELGYTNMLTALDLAGIPLNAADRTMDDPVVLAGGHAAFNPEPIADFIDAAVIGDGEQAVLDITDIVRAWKAEGRPGGRDELLLRLAKTGGVYIPRFYDVEYLPDGRIARVVPNRPGVPWRVSKHTVMDLDEWPYPKQPLVPLAETVHERMSVEIFRGCTRGCRFCQAGMITRPVRERSITGIGEMVEKGLKATGFEEVGLLSLSSADHSEIADITKGLADRYAEDKVGLSLPSTRVDAFNIDLANELSRNGRRSGLTFAPEGGSERIRKVINKMVSEEDLINTVATAYGNGWRQVKLYFMCGLPTETDEDVLQIGAMAKNVIAKGREVTGTNDIRCTVSIGGFVPKPHTPFQWAPQLSAEATDERLTKLRDSIRSDRKFGKNIGFRYHDGKPGIIEGLLSRGDRRIGAVIRAVYEDGGRFDGWREHFSYDRWIASAEKGLAGTGVDVDWYTTRERSYEEVLPWDHLDSGLDKDWLWEDWQDALEEVEVEDCRWTPCFDCGVCPQMDTHIQVGPTGKKLLPLTVVDN, encoded by the coding sequence ATGACTGTCGAATCGGTCTTCCCACGCCTGGAGGCCCTCCTCCCGCACGTCCAGAAGCCGATCCAGTACGTCGGTGGCGAGCTCAACTCGACCGTCAAGGACTGGGACGCCTGTGACGTCCGTTGGGCGCTGATGTACCCCGACGCCTACGAGGTCGGCCTGCCCAACCAGGGCACCATGATCCTCTACGAGGTGCTGAACGAGCGCGAGGGCGTGCTGGCCGAGCGCAGCTACAGCGTCTGGCCCGACCTCGAGGCGCTGATGCGCGAGCACGGCGTCCCGCAGTTCACGGTCGACGCGCACCGCCCGATCAAGGCGTTCGACGTGTTCGGCCTGTCGTTCTCCACCGAGCTCGGCTACACCAACATGTTGACCGCGCTCGACCTGGCCGGCATCCCGCTGAACGCCGCCGACCGCACCATGGACGACCCGGTCGTGCTGGCGGGCGGCCACGCCGCGTTCAACCCCGAGCCGATCGCCGACTTCATCGACGCCGCCGTGATCGGCGACGGCGAGCAGGCCGTCCTCGACATCACCGACATCGTCCGCGCCTGGAAGGCCGAGGGCCGCCCCGGCGGCCGCGACGAACTGCTGCTCCGCCTGGCGAAGACCGGCGGCGTGTACATCCCGCGGTTCTACGACGTCGAGTACCTGCCGGACGGCCGGATCGCCCGCGTGGTGCCGAACCGCCCCGGCGTGCCGTGGCGGGTCTCCAAGCACACCGTGATGGACCTCGACGAGTGGCCCTACCCGAAGCAGCCGCTGGTCCCGCTGGCCGAGACGGTGCACGAGCGGATGTCCGTGGAGATCTTCCGCGGCTGCACCCGCGGCTGCCGCTTCTGCCAGGCCGGCATGATCACGCGCCCGGTGCGGGAGCGAAGCATCACCGGCATCGGCGAGATGGTGGAGAAGGGCCTGAAGGCGACCGGCTTCGAGGAGGTCGGCCTGCTCTCGCTGTCCTCCGCCGACCACTCCGAGATCGCCGACATCACCAAGGGCCTGGCCGACCGCTACGCCGAGGACAAGGTCGGCCTGTCGCTGCCGTCCACCCGGGTCGACGCCTTCAACATCGACCTGGCCAACGAGCTCTCCCGCAACGGCCGCCGCTCCGGACTCACCTTCGCCCCCGAGGGCGGCTCCGAGCGGATCCGCAAGGTCATCAACAAGATGGTGTCCGAGGAGGACCTCATCAACACGGTGGCCACCGCGTACGGCAACGGCTGGCGCCAGGTGAAGCTGTACTTCATGTGCGGCCTGCCCACCGAGACCGACGAGGACGTGCTGCAGATCGGCGCGATGGCGAAGAACGTCATCGCCAAGGGCCGCGAGGTCACCGGCACCAACGACATCCGCTGCACCGTCTCCATCGGCGGCTTCGTGCCCAAGCCGCACACCCCGTTCCAGTGGGCCCCGCAGCTGTCCGCCGAGGCCACCGACGAGCGGCTCACCAAGCTGCGCGACTCGATCCGCAGCGACCGCAAGTTCGGCAAGAACATCGGCTTCCGCTACCACGACGGCAAGCCCGGCATCATCGAGGGCCTGCTCTCCCGCGGCGACCGCCGGATCGGCGCCGTCATCCGGGCCGTCTACGAGGACGGCGGCCGCTTCGACGGCTGGCGCGAGCACTTCTCCTACGACCGCTGGATCGCCTCCGCCGAGAAGGGCCTGGCCGGCACCGGCGTCGACGTCGACTGGTACACCACCCGCGAGCGCAGCTACGAGGAGGTGCTGCCCTGGGACCACCTGGACAGCGGCCTCGACAAGGACTGGCTCTGGGAGGACTGGCAGGACGCCCTCGAAGAGGTCGAGGTCGAGGACTGCCGCTGGACCCCGTGCTTCGACTGCGGCGTCTGCCCCCAGATGGACACCCACATCCAGGTCGGCCCGACCGGCAAGAAGCTGCTCCCCCTGACGGTCGTCGACAACTGA
- the rodA gene encoding rod shape-determining protein RodA, with amino-acid sequence MTSYGSYRPVRLAPQRSSLARALAKDSPLRRLDWVMVLAALALSLVGSLLVWSATRGRDQLTHGDPQYFLYRHLTNLLIGVALCGAVILMGTRRLRTAVPFIYLFVVLLLFAVLSPLGSTINGAHSWIQFGGGFSIQPAEFAKLAIVLGMAVVLSARVDAGERDFPPTRSVLQALAVAAFPMAVVMLMPDLGSVMVMAVTVLGVLMASGAANRWVFGLLAGGVGGALAVWKLGVLDQYQIDRFAAFANPALDPAGVGYNTAQARIAIGSGGLTGMGLFHGTQTTGQFVPEQQTDFVFSVAGEELGFAGGLLMIGLLGVILWRACRIARQATDLYGTVLAAGAVTWFAFQAFENIGMNLGIMPVAGIPLPFVSYGGSSMFAVWIAVGLLQSVRSQRPIGI; translated from the coding sequence ATGACCTCCTACGGTTCCTACCGCCCGGTCCGGCTGGCCCCGCAGCGCTCCTCGCTGGCCCGGGCGCTGGCCAAGGACTCCCCGCTGCGCCGGCTCGACTGGGTGATGGTCCTGGCGGCGCTGGCGCTCTCCCTGGTCGGCTCGCTGCTGGTGTGGTCCGCCACCCGCGGCCGCGACCAGCTCACCCACGGCGACCCGCAGTACTTCCTGTACCGGCACCTCACCAACCTGCTGATCGGGGTGGCGCTGTGCGGGGCGGTGATCCTGATGGGCACCCGGCGACTGCGCACCGCCGTGCCGTTCATCTACCTGTTCGTGGTCCTGCTGCTGTTCGCGGTGCTCAGCCCGCTCGGCTCGACCATCAACGGCGCGCACTCCTGGATCCAGTTCGGCGGCGGCTTCTCGATCCAGCCCGCCGAGTTCGCCAAGCTGGCGATCGTGCTCGGGATGGCGGTGGTGCTCTCCGCCCGGGTCGACGCGGGCGAGCGGGACTTCCCGCCGACCCGCAGCGTGCTCCAGGCGCTGGCGGTGGCGGCCTTCCCGATGGCCGTGGTGATGCTGATGCCCGACCTGGGTTCGGTGATGGTGATGGCCGTCACCGTGCTCGGCGTGCTGATGGCCTCCGGCGCGGCCAACCGCTGGGTGTTCGGCCTGCTGGCCGGCGGCGTGGGCGGCGCCCTCGCGGTGTGGAAGCTCGGCGTCCTCGACCAGTACCAGATCGACCGCTTCGCGGCTTTCGCCAACCCGGCCCTCGACCCGGCCGGCGTCGGCTACAACACCGCGCAGGCCCGGATCGCCATCGGCTCCGGCGGCCTCACCGGCATGGGCCTGTTCCACGGCACCCAGACCACCGGCCAGTTCGTCCCCGAGCAGCAGACCGACTTCGTGTTCAGCGTGGCCGGCGAGGAACTCGGCTTCGCCGGCGGCCTGCTGATGATCGGCCTGCTCGGCGTCATCCTGTGGCGCGCCTGCCGGATAGCGCGTCAGGCCACCGACCTGTACGGGACGGTCCTGGCGGCCGGCGCCGTCACCTGGTTCGCCTTCCAGGCCTTCGAGAACATCGGGATGAACCTCGGCATCATGCCGGTCGCCGGCATCCCGCTGCCGTTCGTCTCCTACGGCGGCTCCTCGATGTTCGCGGTGTGGATCGCCGTCGGACTGCTGCAGTCGGTGCGCTCCCAGCGGCCGATAGGGATCTAG